In Zunongwangia profunda SM-A87, the following proteins share a genomic window:
- a CDS encoding RagB/SusD family nutrient uptake outer membrane protein: MKFNYRLSLYTGLLTALLSLNSCSDFLEEENKSNYTQENYFQTPEHAESSINTLYEQLRFITSGAGTYGESPFMALEFPTGLLNTEVGQSQFNRDLRTLSTNAENNYFSVWWQNSYEAIANANLAIQRIPEIQMNETDREHFVAEAKFMRAFHYFNLVRMFGDVPLILEPVDAGSELLYPERTDKAEVYTTIVTDLQEAEAADLPATNTRGRITSTAVKTMLADVYLTMAGYPLQAGDEYYEMAAEKAKEIIDAGNYSLFDNYDALHDPAIKNTGELIFQSQYLAGANITNAVTQWLLPRARNISAYADEFGVMFPTRAFLDTYQNDDRRIEEEEFYYTSYPSYENSDQIVDFGTPYIYKFFDEDAVLRSAQSELNWTFYRYAEILLIYAEAGFEAYGATPEVLAAINQIRDRAELPDFDASITAEDIWTEGLHELAFENKYWFDMLRRRQVLNTETGNWENFVGHSFSYGPTLTEKYLLFAIPQREIDNNPKLEQNPGW, from the coding sequence ATGAAATTTAATTATAGATTATCCTTATATACCGGTCTATTGACCGCATTGCTATCACTAAATAGTTGTTCTGACTTTTTGGAAGAAGAAAATAAATCCAATTATACCCAGGAAAATTACTTCCAAACCCCGGAACATGCTGAATCTTCCATTAACACCTTATACGAGCAGCTACGCTTTATCACCTCTGGGGCCGGAACCTATGGAGAGAGTCCTTTTATGGCCCTGGAATTCCCAACAGGTCTACTAAATACAGAAGTAGGACAAAGTCAATTTAACCGGGATCTTCGTACCCTCTCTACCAATGCAGAAAACAACTATTTTAGTGTATGGTGGCAAAATAGCTATGAAGCAATAGCCAATGCCAATTTGGCGATTCAAAGGATTCCGGAGATTCAGATGAATGAAACTGATCGTGAACACTTTGTGGCCGAAGCAAAATTTATGCGTGCTTTTCACTATTTTAATCTGGTTCGAATGTTTGGTGACGTTCCATTGATCCTCGAACCTGTAGATGCCGGTTCAGAATTGCTTTATCCTGAACGAACAGATAAAGCTGAAGTATACACGACTATCGTCACTGATCTTCAGGAGGCCGAAGCTGCCGATCTGCCAGCAACAAATACCAGGGGGCGGATTACCAGTACGGCCGTAAAAACGATGTTAGCCGATGTGTATCTTACCATGGCCGGATATCCATTACAGGCCGGAGATGAATATTATGAAATGGCAGCGGAAAAAGCAAAAGAAATTATTGACGCCGGAAATTATTCCCTTTTCGATAATTATGACGCGCTTCATGATCCGGCTATAAAAAATACAGGAGAACTAATTTTTCAAAGCCAGTACCTTGCCGGTGCTAATATCACCAATGCAGTAACTCAATGGTTATTGCCAAGAGCTCGTAATATTTCTGCATATGCAGACGAATTTGGAGTAATGTTTCCTACCCGGGCTTTTCTAGATACCTATCAGAATGATGACAGGCGAATTGAAGAAGAAGAATTTTACTATACCTCTTATCCTTCTTATGAAAATTCCGATCAGATTGTAGATTTTGGAACACCATATATTTACAAGTTTTTTGATGAAGACGCGGTCTTAAGAAGTGCGCAAAGTGAATTAAACTGGACTTTCTACAGATATGCGGAAATTTTATTAATTTACGCGGAAGCAGGTTTCGAAGCCTACGGTGCAACTCCTGAAGTATTAGCTGCAATTAATCAAATCAGGGATCGCGCCGAATTACCTGATTTTGATGCAAGCATCACGGCAGAAGATATCTGGACGGAAGGCTTACATGAACTGGCTTTTGAGAATAAATACTGGTTCGACATGCTAAGAAGACGCCAGGTATTAAATACAGAAACCGGTAACTGGGAAAATTTTGTAGGTCATTCATTTTCTTATGGCCCTACCCTAACCGAAAAGTATTTATTATTTGCGATACCTCAGCGTGAGATTGATAATAACCCCAAACTGGAACAAAATCCAGGTTGGTAG
- a CDS encoding SusC/RagA family TonB-linked outer membrane protein produces the protein MSKRLFRGMLIAVLFLCAQVSLAQEISISGTVTDNAGPVPGANVIVKGTTNGTQTDFDGNFSLKEVSSNAVLVVSFLGYATKEIPVDGREEINIVLETDQESLDEVVVVGYGTQRKSDLTGAVSTVSSKSIQEMPVTNPEQALAGKAAGVNISTNSGRPGGNTNVRIRGNNSINGDNGPLYVVDGVIGAGPINYLNPNDIESIDVLKDASATAIYGARGANGVIVVTTKRGSSGEGRLNYSSFVTIGSLANRVDVLNAREFLQVEMNSYQNAEKYDPEGWDAGRYENPMNYRTDDAARLFDENGNPLYDTDWQDEAMRTTVSTNHNLSFTKGDKDNSYGIFLNYANQEGLLLNSYLKRYSGRFVTDNKINDWLSVSGGMTFNHVEENRVDGGVGGLTPLRMIVETLPIVPVQYEDGSYGTNADYPNMEGGENPVNLLRNRENIFKTQTFLGNVEARISFTDDLQLRSNIGANIINTQESFYSGRNLRQLSADFDGEASIRNTRSNYWQFENYLNYEKQFNEDHRLTALAGIGWQQYDYATSYAGARGFSDDFYKYNNLSVGANPLTPQSEVYKWAMNSYFGRVNYSLMNKYLFTVTGRLDGSSKFGSDNKRAFFPSAAFAWKVSEENFLEDSNTISNLKLRTSYGETGNSEIGVYQSLATMSSNVAILGGERAPGVGIGTLPNPNLKWEKTAQIDFGIELGLFRNRIELQTDVYYKKTTDMLLNAPVPFSSGFSNIYTNIGSMENKGLEITLDTRNIQTDNFSWTTTFNISFNRNEILALGEANDDIFPGPYFLSNTNVLRVGESVGSFYGLIREGTWGQSEAAEAAEYGDLPGDVKHTDINGDGAINDADRVIMGNGYADGFGALFNTFTYKNWDLTLDLQFMYGNDILNLSRHSGEDRTGQANSYATVLNGWTPDNQNTLIAQNRPARANYTSTVDTRMVEDGSFIRGRNLILGYNFSSDVLERIHVNQLRLYASMQNFFLITDYTGYDPEVSTYGNAFAQGITFFGYPKPRNFTLGLNISL, from the coding sequence ATGAGCAAACGACTATTTAGAGGGATGCTTATAGCGGTACTATTTTTATGTGCCCAGGTTTCCCTAGCCCAAGAAATTTCGATCTCAGGTACAGTAACCGATAATGCCGGTCCTGTCCCTGGAGCGAATGTAATTGTAAAAGGTACCACCAACGGTACACAAACCGATTTTGATGGTAATTTCTCTTTAAAAGAGGTATCTTCAAACGCTGTCTTAGTAGTAAGCTTTTTAGGTTATGCCACGAAAGAAATTCCGGTTGATGGCCGTGAAGAAATCAATATTGTTCTGGAAACCGATCAGGAATCGCTAGACGAAGTAGTAGTAGTGGGATATGGTACCCAACGAAAATCAGATCTAACAGGTGCTGTATCTACTGTTAGCAGTAAGTCTATTCAGGAAATGCCGGTAACGAACCCTGAGCAGGCGCTTGCAGGGAAAGCAGCCGGAGTAAACATCAGTACAAATTCCGGTCGCCCAGGTGGAAACACCAATGTTAGAATTCGTGGTAATAATTCCATAAATGGAGATAACGGTCCATTATACGTTGTAGACGGTGTTATAGGAGCTGGTCCTATTAACTACCTCAATCCTAATGATATTGAGTCCATCGATGTTCTAAAAGATGCTTCGGCTACCGCAATATACGGAGCCCGGGGAGCCAATGGGGTAATCGTAGTAACCACAAAAAGGGGAAGTTCTGGTGAAGGACGACTAAACTATAGCAGCTTTGTTACTATAGGTTCACTTGCTAATCGTGTGGATGTACTAAACGCCAGGGAATTTCTACAGGTAGAAATGAATTCCTATCAAAATGCTGAAAAATATGACCCGGAGGGATGGGACGCAGGTCGTTACGAAAATCCCATGAATTATAGAACTGATGATGCAGCCCGTCTTTTCGATGAGAATGGGAATCCTCTATACGATACCGACTGGCAAGATGAAGCCATGAGGACAACCGTTAGCACAAATCATAATCTCTCTTTCACCAAAGGAGATAAAGATAATTCGTACGGAATCTTCCTTAATTATGCGAATCAGGAAGGCTTGTTATTAAACTCTTATTTAAAGCGATACTCTGGGCGATTTGTAACCGATAACAAAATAAATGACTGGTTAAGTGTTAGCGGAGGTATGACCTTTAACCACGTAGAAGAAAACCGAGTGGACGGAGGTGTTGGAGGATTAACCCCATTGCGTATGATCGTGGAAACCCTTCCAATTGTTCCCGTTCAGTACGAGGATGGTTCTTATGGCACTAATGCAGATTATCCAAACATGGAAGGAGGAGAAAATCCCGTAAATTTATTACGAAACAGAGAAAATATCTTTAAAACACAAACCTTCCTTGGAAATGTAGAAGCGCGAATATCATTTACTGATGATTTACAATTACGTAGCAATATAGGAGCAAACATTATAAATACCCAGGAAAGCTTTTACAGCGGCCGTAATCTAAGACAGTTAAGTGCCGATTTTGACGGGGAAGCTTCCATAAGAAATACACGTAGTAATTACTGGCAGTTTGAAAATTACCTAAACTACGAGAAACAATTTAACGAAGATCATAGGTTAACAGCACTTGCGGGTATTGGTTGGCAACAATATGATTATGCTACCTCCTATGCCGGTGCCAGAGGTTTTTCTGACGATTTTTATAAATATAATAATCTTTCAGTAGGCGCCAATCCATTAACCCCTCAGTCTGAAGTTTACAAATGGGCAATGAATTCTTATTTCGGAAGGGTAAATTATAGCCTGATGAATAAATACCTATTTACAGTTACAGGACGATTGGATGGTTCCTCAAAATTTGGTAGTGATAATAAAAGAGCTTTTTTCCCATCTGCCGCATTTGCCTGGAAAGTTTCTGAAGAAAATTTTCTTGAAGACAGTAATACCATTTCAAATTTAAAATTACGTACCAGTTATGGTGAAACCGGAAACTCTGAAATAGGAGTTTACCAATCTCTTGCTACCATGAGTTCCAATGTGGCTATCCTTGGCGGTGAAAGAGCACCAGGGGTTGGTATAGGAACTCTTCCAAACCCTAATCTTAAATGGGAAAAAACTGCACAAATAGATTTTGGTATCGAACTAGGTTTGTTTAGAAACCGAATCGAATTACAAACCGATGTGTATTATAAGAAGACCACAGACATGCTGTTAAATGCACCAGTACCTTTTTCCAGTGGTTTTTCTAACATCTATACAAACATAGGAAGTATGGAAAATAAGGGACTGGAAATAACCCTGGACACCAGAAATATTCAGACTGACAATTTTAGCTGGACCACCACTTTTAATATCTCATTCAACAGAAATGAAATATTAGCCCTGGGAGAAGCTAATGACGATATTTTCCCCGGACCTTATTTTCTATCAAACACCAATGTCTTAAGAGTAGGAGAATCTGTAGGATCCTTTTATGGACTTATTCGCGAAGGGACCTGGGGACAATCTGAAGCTGCAGAAGCTGCCGAATATGGAGACTTACCCGGAGATGTGAAACATACCGACATCAATGGAGATGGTGCTATTAACGATGCAGACAGAGTGATAATGGGAAATGGTTATGCCGATGGATTTGGAGCCTTATTTAACACATTTACCTATAAGAACTGGGATTTAACCCTGGACCTCCAGTTTATGTATGGAAACGATATTTTAAACCTTTCCAGACACTCTGGAGAAGACAGAACCGGGCAGGCAAACAGTTACGCTACTGTACTAAATGGATGGACGCCGGATAATCAAAATACTTTAATTGCTCAAAACAGGCCCGCCAGAGCCAATTATACCTCGACCGTAGATACCAGAATGGTGGAAGATGGATCTTTTATTCGTGGCAGGAACCTGATACTGGGATATAACTTTTCGTCAGATGTTTTAGAACGTATTCATGTAAATCAGCTTAGACTCTATGCATCAATGCAAAATTTCTTCCTGATCACCGACTATACAGGATATGATCCAGAAGTAAGTACCTATGGGAATGCATTTGCACAGGGAATAACATTCTTTGGTTATCCAAAACCTAGAAACTTTACGCTAGGATTAAACATTAGTTTATAA